In one Dermatophilaceae bacterium Sec6.4 genomic region, the following are encoded:
- a CDS encoding ABC transporter substrate-binding protein codes for MRTIRRFPLLVVATGLVLTGGVAGCGAPKKDAAAATSSSASGSGSSSAASCSPASMATASKGKLTIGTDNPAYGPWFDNNKPEDGKGYESAVGFAIAKNLGYAASAVSWIRVPFTNAITPGPKKFDFDLNQVSISPARAKAVDFSSGYYDVTQAVVTYKGSKIAGAKTIAELKGAKLGAQVGTTSYTAITDQIKPSNKPAVYDSNDLAVQALKSKQIDGLVVDLPTAFYVTSAQLDNGVIVGQLPSATGKPEQFGAVLAKGSSLTPCISKAVDALRADGTLTKLSEQWLTGQGAPKLS; via the coding sequence ATGCGCACGATTCGACGATTCCCCCTACTCGTAGTCGCCACCGGCCTGGTCCTGACGGGAGGCGTCGCCGGGTGCGGTGCACCGAAGAAGGATGCGGCTGCAGCCACCTCGAGCAGCGCCAGCGGGTCCGGATCCTCCTCCGCCGCGTCCTGCTCGCCGGCTTCGATGGCCACGGCCAGCAAGGGCAAGCTGACGATCGGCACCGACAACCCGGCCTACGGACCGTGGTTCGACAACAACAAGCCCGAGGACGGGAAAGGGTATGAATCGGCCGTCGGGTTCGCGATCGCCAAGAACCTGGGTTACGCAGCATCTGCTGTGAGCTGGATCCGGGTGCCGTTCACCAACGCGATCACCCCCGGCCCGAAGAAGTTCGACTTCGACCTGAACCAGGTTTCGATCAGCCCGGCGCGCGCGAAGGCCGTCGATTTCTCCAGCGGCTACTACGACGTCACCCAGGCCGTCGTGACCTACAAGGGGAGCAAGATCGCCGGCGCCAAGACCATCGCGGAACTCAAGGGTGCCAAGCTCGGCGCCCAGGTCGGCACCACCTCCTACACGGCCATCACCGATCAGATCAAGCCGTCCAACAAACCGGCCGTCTACGACAGCAATGACCTCGCCGTCCAGGCGTTGAAGAGCAAGCAGATCGATGGTCTGGTCGTGGACCTACCGACCGCTTTCTATGTCACCAGCGCCCAGTTGGACAACGGCGTGATCGTCGGCCAGCTGCCATCAGCGACCGGAAAACCCGAGCAGTTCGGCGCGGTACTGGCGAAGGGTTCCAGCCTGACCCCGTGCATCAGCAAGGCCGTGGACGCGCTGCGAGCGGACGGCACGCTGACCAAGCTGTCCGAGCAGTGGCTGACCGGCCAGGGCGCCCCGAAATTGTCGTGA
- a CDS encoding amino acid ABC transporter permease has translation MADRPGRPEIVVTETADWQPSKLQQERDAYRESRRRRSYLIAGVATIVVLAVVIPAITTSAGWPAFSQTYFSWSKAKSSFRPVLSGLVVNIEIMVVCGVIIAIASTILALLRTLRGPVFFPLRLAATFYTDVLRGLPQILLILLLGFGMPSLQLQGLPTSGLFWGGLALVMSYSAYVSEVLRAGIESVHPSQRLAARALGLSHVKTMQSVVLPQGIRRVLPALMNDLISLQKDTSLLFVVGTVQDALLNAKIQESIDFNFTPYVIAGALFLLLTIPMTRLTDWYAKKQGFQGVGGLI, from the coding sequence GTGGCTGACCGGCCAGGGCGCCCCGAAATTGTCGTGACGGAGACCGCGGACTGGCAGCCCTCGAAGCTGCAGCAGGAACGGGATGCCTACCGCGAATCACGGCGACGGCGTTCCTACCTGATTGCCGGCGTTGCGACCATCGTCGTCCTCGCCGTCGTCATCCCCGCCATCACGACGAGCGCTGGTTGGCCAGCCTTCAGCCAGACCTACTTCTCGTGGTCGAAAGCCAAGTCTTCCTTCCGCCCCGTGCTGAGCGGCCTGGTCGTCAATATCGAGATCATGGTCGTCTGCGGAGTGATCATCGCGATCGCCTCCACGATTCTGGCCCTCCTGCGGACCTTGCGCGGACCGGTGTTCTTCCCGCTGCGGCTGGCCGCGACCTTCTACACAGACGTGCTGCGCGGACTACCCCAGATCCTGCTGATCCTGCTGCTGGGATTCGGGATGCCGTCGCTGCAGTTACAGGGCCTGCCCACCAGCGGACTCTTCTGGGGCGGCCTCGCGCTGGTCATGTCCTACTCCGCCTATGTCTCCGAAGTACTGCGCGCGGGCATCGAATCGGTGCATCCCTCCCAGCGTCTGGCAGCCCGCGCTCTCGGGCTCAGCCATGTCAAGACGATGCAGTCGGTCGTGTTGCCTCAAGGCATCCGCCGAGTTCTGCCGGCGTTGATGAACGACCTGATCTCCCTCCAGAAGGACACCTCGCTGCTGTTCGTGGTCGGTACCGTGCAGGACGCGCTGCTGAACGCCAAGATCCAGGAATCGATCGACTTCAACTTCACGCCCTACGTCATCGCGGGGGCGTTGTTCCTGCTGCTCACCATCCCGATGACCCGACTGACCGACTGGTACGCCAAAAAGCAGGGTTTCCAGGGAGTCGGTGGGCTGATATGA
- a CDS encoding amino acid ABC transporter ATP-binding protein yields MTLLSVQNLRKSFADNLVLHDVSFDVQQGQCVVLIGASGSGKSTLLRCVSLLEQVDDGVVLLEGQDITDPRVNGDKIRARMGVVFQSYNLFPHMSVIDNITLAPRRVHGTGRGKARERAMDALRKVGLEGKAQARPDDLSGGQQQRVAIARALVSDPKLLLLDEVTSALDPELVGEVLDLLGELKNDGVTMILNNHEMGFARSVADHVCFLSGGTILERGSAEGVLDHPTHERTQRFLSRILH; encoded by the coding sequence ATGACGCTGCTGTCGGTGCAGAATCTACGGAAGTCCTTCGCTGACAACCTGGTGCTGCACGACGTCTCTTTCGACGTGCAGCAGGGCCAGTGCGTCGTACTGATCGGCGCCTCCGGTTCGGGTAAGTCCACTCTGCTGCGGTGCGTGAGCCTGCTGGAGCAGGTCGACGACGGCGTGGTGCTGCTCGAGGGTCAGGACATCACCGACCCGCGGGTCAACGGCGACAAGATTCGCGCCCGGATGGGCGTGGTGTTCCAGTCCTACAACCTGTTCCCACACATGAGCGTGATCGACAACATCACCCTGGCACCGCGCCGGGTGCACGGCACTGGACGCGGCAAGGCACGTGAACGCGCGATGGACGCGCTACGCAAGGTCGGCCTGGAAGGCAAGGCGCAGGCTCGACCCGATGACCTGTCCGGCGGTCAGCAGCAGCGCGTAGCCATCGCGCGAGCGCTGGTGTCAGATCCGAAGCTGCTGCTGCTGGACGAGGTCACCTCGGCCCTGGACCCCGAACTCGTCGGCGAGGTGCTTGACCTCCTCGGAGAGTTGAAGAACGACGGCGTCACCATGATCCTCAACAACCACGAGATGGGCTTCGCCCGCTCGGTGGCCGATCACGTGTGCTTCCTGTCCGGTGGGACCATCCTCGAACGAGGCAGTGCCGAGGGGGTGCTCGATCACCCCACGCACGAGCGCACCCAGCGTTTCCTGTCGCGCATCCTGCACTGA
- a CDS encoding DUF3072 domain-containing protein: MIGASTPQQPEGLERDPSDWVTGDEPMTAAQRSYLDTLAKESGEQLPADLTKAQASEHIDRLQDKSPRVK, from the coding sequence ATGATCGGTGCGAGCACTCCCCAGCAGCCCGAGGGCCTGGAGCGCGATCCGAGCGACTGGGTTACCGGTGACGAGCCCATGACCGCTGCCCAGCGCAGTTACCTCGATACCCTCGCCAAAGAATCGGGCGAGCAGCTACCGGCCGACCTCACCAAGGCGCAGGCTTCCGAGCACATCGACCGGCTACAGGACAAGAGTCCGCGAGTGAAGTGA
- a CDS encoding glycosyltransferase yields the protein MPVITRVGVVVPARDESRLLPRCLSALAVAGDHLRAASPGIELQIVVVLDSCTDDSAEIVRRHPGVAATATTVGIVGAARQVGVDHLARTLDPDWFAVTDADSAVPGDWLQRQVQIGSDGADLVLGTVIPDGKEISPGRLTRWEQAHSNADGHGHVYGANLGFSRRALEVTGGFRALAVHEDVDLADRVKAAGLQWVATAGLPVLTSARMVGRTPDGFAGYLRAN from the coding sequence GTGCCCGTGATCACCCGGGTCGGCGTGGTCGTACCCGCCCGCGACGAATCCCGTCTGCTGCCGCGCTGCCTGTCCGCGTTGGCGGTGGCCGGCGATCACCTGCGCGCGGCGAGTCCGGGCATCGAGTTGCAGATCGTGGTGGTGCTCGATTCCTGCACCGATGACAGTGCCGAGATCGTGCGCCGCCATCCGGGGGTCGCGGCGACCGCGACGACCGTCGGCATCGTCGGCGCGGCCCGGCAGGTCGGGGTGGACCATTTGGCCCGCACGTTGGACCCGGACTGGTTCGCAGTCACTGATGCGGACTCTGCGGTACCGGGCGACTGGCTACAGCGTCAGGTCCAGATCGGGTCCGATGGGGCCGACCTCGTCCTGGGCACGGTGATACCGGACGGAAAGGAGATCTCACCGGGCCGGCTGACCCGCTGGGAGCAGGCACACAGCAATGCGGACGGGCACGGACACGTGTATGGAGCAAATCTCGGCTTCAGCAGACGTGCACTGGAGGTGACCGGCGGGTTCCGAGCCCTTGCGGTACATGAGGACGTGGATCTGGCCGACCGGGTAAAGGCTGCAGGGTTGCAGTGGGTTGCCACCGCCGGTCTACCGGTGCTGACTTCCGCGCGCATGGTGGGGCGTACCCCGGACGGCTTCGCCGGATATCTACGCGCGAACTAG
- a CDS encoding bifunctional PIG-L family deacetylase/class I SAM-dependent methyltransferase, whose protein sequence is MTAPFDHLDDGYPEQSWAADHRWSQLPRLRIEAGRGLRKLVLLAAHPDDETLGAGGLLQTCAAAGIPVEVIIASDGEASHPHSPTHSRADLAQLRRAEVTAAVAALAPDATQLHLGLPDGELASCVQQLSTVVRHAVADLGVGVILAAPWRLDGHPDHDALGALAATVAAQTGALLLEYPIWWWHAGTPEDTPWSQLTVLDLSEAAHAAKQAALATHVTQVRPLSDAPGDEVLLNAGMLAHFDRPFETFLDTAERARMDVFERLYAGHVDPWGVRGSVYERRKRDLTLAMLPLPRFRRAYEPGCSIGELSAALAPRCDALVVQDLSETAVQAARVRLAQWPQVQALHGSMPQDWPDGDFDLIVLSEVGYFLSSGALDDVLHRARTSLSAGGYVLLCHWAHPIDGWELDGPAVHARAAERLDLPLHGRHTDVDVLLEVFGPCP, encoded by the coding sequence GTGACGGCGCCCTTCGACCACCTCGACGACGGGTATCCCGAGCAGTCGTGGGCGGCCGATCACCGCTGGTCGCAACTGCCGCGGCTGCGTATCGAGGCGGGCCGGGGCCTGCGCAAACTGGTCCTGTTGGCGGCGCACCCCGACGACGAGACCCTGGGGGCCGGGGGTTTGCTGCAGACCTGTGCCGCCGCAGGCATCCCGGTCGAGGTGATCATCGCCTCCGATGGTGAGGCGTCCCATCCGCATTCGCCGACCCACAGCCGGGCCGATCTGGCGCAGCTGCGCCGAGCGGAGGTGACGGCTGCAGTCGCAGCACTCGCCCCCGATGCAACGCAGCTCCACCTGGGACTGCCCGATGGCGAACTCGCATCCTGCGTGCAGCAGCTGTCGACGGTCGTTCGCCATGCGGTCGCCGATCTGGGAGTAGGGGTGATCCTCGCCGCACCGTGGCGCCTCGACGGGCATCCTGACCATGACGCGCTCGGTGCGCTCGCTGCCACCGTCGCGGCGCAGACCGGTGCCCTCCTGCTGGAGTACCCGATCTGGTGGTGGCACGCAGGGACGCCGGAGGACACTCCGTGGAGCCAACTCACGGTGCTCGATCTGAGCGAGGCGGCGCACGCTGCCAAGCAGGCTGCGCTCGCGACCCACGTCACCCAGGTACGGCCGCTGTCGGATGCGCCCGGTGACGAGGTGCTGCTGAACGCTGGGATGCTCGCTCATTTCGACCGCCCGTTCGAGACCTTCCTCGACACGGCCGAGCGCGCTCGGATGGACGTCTTCGAGCGGCTGTATGCGGGGCACGTCGACCCCTGGGGGGTGCGGGGCAGCGTTTACGAGCGTCGTAAACGTGACCTGACGCTCGCCATGTTGCCGCTGCCGCGTTTTAGGCGCGCGTATGAGCCCGGCTGCTCGATCGGCGAGCTGAGCGCGGCGCTGGCACCACGGTGCGATGCGCTCGTGGTGCAGGACCTGAGTGAGACCGCAGTGCAGGCCGCCCGGGTCCGCCTGGCGCAGTGGCCGCAGGTGCAGGCCCTGCACGGGAGCATGCCGCAGGACTGGCCGGACGGGGACTTCGACCTGATCGTGCTGTCCGAGGTCGGGTACTTCTTGTCGAGCGGCGCATTGGACGATGTGCTGCATCGTGCCCGGACCAGCCTGAGTGCGGGCGGCTATGTGCTGCTGTGTCATTGGGCGCACCCGATCGACGGGTGGGAGTTGGACGGACCTGCGGTGCATGCGCGTGCTGCCGAACGCCTGGACCTGCCGCTGCACGGTCGGCATACCGACGTGGATGTGCTTCTTGAGGTATTCGGACCGTGCCCGTGA